The Schizosaccharomyces pombe strain 972h- genome assembly, chromosome: I genome contains a region encoding:
- the atp20 gene encoding F0-ATPase subunit G: MFSTSRIISRINYNFLRKSHYSTKTVAEQAKGRFTPLIQKLSAVQQPIMYWANVSKELVQQVYHSQKIAPPSNTHSPFLFWKSQSSEAWGRNFFIAVEIVGIFCAGQMVGRRKITPYH, from the exons ATGTTTTCCACAAGTCGAATTATCTCTCGTAttaattacaattttttaaggaaGAGTCACTACTCTACTAAAACAGTTGCTGAACAAGCCAAGGGTCGTTTCACTCCCTtaatccaaaaattatcgg cTGTACAACAACCTATTATGTACTGGGCAAATGTTTCGAAAGAGCTGGTTCAACAAGTATATCattctcaaaaaattgcacCCCCTTCCAATACTCAT TCTCCCTTccttttttggaaaagtcAATCCTCTGAAGCATGGGGCcgcaattttttcatcgcAGTTGAAATAGTTGGTATTTTCTGCGCTGGCCAGATGGTTGGTCGTAGAAAAATTACTCCATATCATtaa
- the res2 gene encoding MBF transcription factor complex subunit Res2 — MAPRSSAVHVAVYSGVEVYECFIKGVSVMRRRRDSWLNATQILKVADFDKPQRTRVLERQVQIGAHEKVQGGYGKYQGTWVPFQRGVDLATKYKVDGIMSPILSLDIDEGKAIAPKKKQTKQKKPSVRGRRGRKPSSLSSSTLHSVNEKQPNSSISPTIESSMNKVNLPGAEEQVSATPLPASPNALLSPNDNTIKPVEELGMLEAPLDKYEESLLDFFLHPEEGRIPSFLYSPPPDFQVNSVIDDDGHTSLHWACSMGHIEMIKLLLRANADIGVCNRLSQTPLMRSVIFTNNYDCQTFGQVLELLQSTIYAVDTNGQSIFHHIVQSTSTPSKVAAAKYYLDCILEKLISIQPFENVVRLVNLQDSNGDTSLLIAARNGAMDCVNSLLSYNANPSIPNRQRRTASEYLLEADKKPHSLLQSNSNASHSAFSFSGISPAIISPSCSSHAFVKAIPSISSKFSQLAEEYESQLREKEEDLIRANRLKQDTLNEISRTYQELTFLQKNNPTYSQSMENLIREAQETYQQLSKRLLIWLEARQIFDLERSLKPHTSLSISFPSDFLKKEDGLSLNNDFKKPACNNVTNSDEYEQLINKLTSLQASRKKDTLYIRKLYEELGIDDTVNSYRRLIAMSCGINPEDLSLEILDAVEEALTREK; from the exons ATGGCTCCACGTTCTTCCGCAGTACATGTTGCCGTTTATTCTGGGGTTGAAGTCTATGAATGCTTTATTAAAGGTGTCTCTGTGATGCGCAGACGCCGCGATTCCTGGTTGAATGCTACACAAATCTTGAAAGTGGCTGACTTTGACAAACCACAAAGGACAAGGGTTTTAGAAAGACAAGTACAGATTGGTGCGCATGAAAAAGTACAAGGTGGATATGGAAAATATCAGG GAACTTGGGTTCCATTTCAGCGTGGGGTCGACCTGGCCACAAAGTATAAGGTTGACGGAATAATGAGCCCAATATTGAGTCTTGACATTGATGAGGGAAAAGCAATTGCTCCAAAGAAGAAGCAGACCAAGCAGAAAAAGCCTTCTGTACGTGGCCGTAGAGGCCGTAAACCGTCGTCACTTTCTAGTAGCACTTTGCATTCCGTCAATGAAAAACAACCGAATTCTTCTATATCACCAACAATTGAGTCATCTATGAATAAAGTGAATTTGCCTGGTGCAGAGGAGCAAGTTTCTGCAACACCTCTGCCAGCGTCTCCTAATGCACTGCTATCACCAAATGATAACACTATAAAACCTGTTGAAGAGTTAGGCATGTTGGAGGCACCGCTTGACAAATATGAAGAGTCACTACTTGACTTCTTTCTTCACCCAGAAGAGGGACGCATTCCTTCCTTCCTGTATTCGCCGCCCCCGGATTTTCAAGTTAACAGTGTTATTGATGATGATGGCCACACTTCTCTTCATTGGGCATGCTCAATGGGACATATAGAGATGATTAAGTTATTACTGAGAGCCAATGCTGACATTGGCGTGTGTAACAGACTGAGTCAAACACCATTGATGAGGAGTGTTATCTTTACCAATAATTATGACTGCCAAACTTTTGGACAAGTGCTTGAGCTTCTCCAGTCTACTATTTATGCTGTTGACACCAATGGTCAGTCAATTTTTCATCATATTGTGCAATCAACCTCAACTCCTTCAAAAGTTGCAGCGGCCAAATACTATTTGGATTGCATATTAGAGAAACTAATATCGATTCAAccatttgaaaatgttgtGAGATTGGTAAATCTACAAGATTCAAATGGAGATACCTCTCTATTAATTGCTGCTCGAAATGGAGCCATGGATTGTGTAAACTCTTTATTAAGTTATAACGCCAATCCTTCTATTCCTAACCGACAAAGACGTACAGCTTCCGAGTATCTTTTGGAAGCTGACAAAAAGCCACATTCATTGTTACAGTCAAACTCAAATGCTTCGCATAGtgctttttcattttccgGAATAAGCCCTGCTATTATCTCGCCATCATGCTCATCGCATGCTTTTGTTAAGGCAATTCCTTCAATATCTTCGaaattttctcaattaGCAGAGGAGTATGAATCTCAGCTTcgagaaaaagaagaagatttgATTAGAGCGAATCGTCTCAAGCAAGACACGCTTAATGAAATTTCCAGAACTTATCAGGAATTGACCTTTCTGCAGAAAAATAACCCCACTTATAGTCAATCTATGGAAAACTTGATTCGAGAGGCCCAAGAAACTTACCAGCAGCTTTCGAAGAGGTTACTAATATGGTTGGAAGCACGACAAATCTTTGATTTAGAGAGAAGCCTCAAGCCACATACTTCATTATCTATTAGTTTTCCTTCcgactttttaaaaaaggaagacgGACTTTCGTTAAATaacgattttaaaaagccgGCTTGCAACAACGTGACCAATTCTGATGAATATGagcaattaattaataagtTAACTTCTCTCCAAGCTTCCCGCAAAAAAGATACTTTGTATATTAGAAAATTGTATGAAGAACTAGGAATTGATGATACAGTTAATAGTTACCGTCGTCTTATTGCAATGAGTTGTGGCATCAACCCTGAAGATTTGAGTTTGGAAATACTCGATGCTGTGGAAGAAGCATTAACCCGAGAAAAATGA
- the rgs1 gene encoding G-protein-signaling regulator Rgs1, which translates to MPALHNPSSPPPSYEAVTSYRNGNSIDSGDKRQQCSRLMKITSNGRPYSKDFLELFSTMVISTNFSRNRYRFSYVENSCTLLQLLSTLENLQLSQVNRIKSRCGSKVLKSTTKFTIPKTAAKCLCNTFLNARLLQIVNNPSARKFSNEKCLLQLTRKGYSVVSEFLQHNGHNSQAELYASKWNHSAPVIVSISRFSSTDQILKDSSFCEMLLVRMLGSVHEIGKSKNPLLVPVYSVSSPSPKDSLSKVTKYQMFGIDIAEWLMCNTMLLDWSEMETVASDLLIHSYIAYENNSETPLKFSYAKGVSYFLTGKGIATLGWTKNVSNNKLINKINEVEKGSTNKEILETILRKPNLQTYFFEFLKKNFCDENQRFYSEVCEFNDYFSHANETNDHEAIRESFAHACGIYNCFLSSNAPNAVNLPSDLYEKITNHMALAMEVEPLNEWLQLIHILLLEAQTAVLDLMAGDSLLKFLELNGGLGI; encoded by the coding sequence ATGCCCGCCCTTCATAACCCTTCTTCACCACCGCCCAGTTATGAAGCTGTTACGTCTTATCGCAACGGAAATTCAATAGATTCCGGCGATAAACGTCAACAATGTTCTcgattaatgaaaattacCTCTAATGGTAGACCCTATAGCAAGGACTTTTTGGAGCTCTTCTCGACGATGGTAATTTCTACGAATTTTTCTCGGAACAGGTACAGATTCTCATATGTGGAAAACTCTTGTACCTTATTGCAATTGCTTTCAACATTGGAAAATCTTCAGCTGAGTCAGGTAAACCGCATTAAAAGTAGATGCGGCAGTAAAGTCTTAAAGTCTACTACCAAATTTACGATACCTAAGACTGCTGCTAAATGTTTATGtaatacatttttaaatgctCGTTTGCTgcaaattgtaaataacCCATCGGCtagaaaattttcaaacgAAAAATGTCTTCTTCAACTTACAAGGAAAGGTTACTCTGTTGTTAGTGAGTTTCTACAACATAACGGACATAATTCTCAAGCCGAGCTTTACGCTTCCAAATGGAATCATTCTGCGCCCGTCATTGTTTCCATTTCGCGCTTTTCAAGTACCGATCAAATACTTAAggattcttctttttgtgAAATGTTGCTGGTACGTATGCTTGGAAGCGTCCATGAAATTGGGAAATCTAAAAACCCTCTTCTGGTACCCGTTTACTCCGTTTCAAGTCCCTCTCCAAAAGACTCCTTAAGCAAAGTCACCAAATACCAAATGTTTGGCATTGACATAGCTGAATGGCTTATGTGTAACACTATGCTCCTAGACTGGTCGGAAATGGAAACTGTTGCTAGCGATTTGTTAATTCATTCATACATTGCTTACGAAAATAATTCCGAGACTCCTTTAAAGTTTAGCTATGCAAAGGGTGTTTCCTATTTTTTGACTGGAAAGGGAATTGCGACTCTAGGATGGACTAAAAATGTCTccaataataaattaattaataaaataaatgaagtCGAAAAAGGATCCACCAATAAGGAAATCCTGGAAACCATTCTTAGAAAGCCGAATCTACAAACCtatttctttgaatttctgaaaaaaaatttttgtgaCGAAAATCAACGATTCTATTCTGAAGTTTGCGAATTTAATGACTATTTTTCTCATGCTAATGAAACTAATGATCATGAAGCAATTCGCGAAAGTTTTGCTCATGCATGCGGTATTTACAATTGCTTTCTTTCATCTAATGCACCTAACGCCGTCAATCTTCCCAGTGATctttatgaaaaaataaccaACCATATGGCCTTAGCCATGGAAGTTGAACCCCTAAATGAATGGCTCCAGTTAATTCACATTCTTTTATTAGAGGCGCAAACAGCCGTATTAGACCTGATGGCCGGCGATTCCttattgaaatttcttgAATTGAATGGGGGGCTCGGTATTTAA
- the rok1 gene encoding ATP-dependent RNA helicase Rok1 produces MDALKLLTTNVKFKNKVPQPSIKEKEAKKLQGITKGKAKVTGNNPVDPIEEFPEGILCENLKKQNITECTTIQRYAIPTIGSKRDLLACAPTGSGKTIAYLFPILQKLQLHVPGGYRAIIVAPTRELCEQIYRQAEKLSFGTSLKIIELSKSNEKIQEKAPKLREKYDMCIGTPMRLVQAIQTGLSFEKVEFFVMDEADRLFEPGFIEQTDHILSACTSSNICKSLFSATIPSRVEELAKVVTVDPIRIIVGLKDAATDSIDQRLLFVGSDTSKIVILRQMISNGELKPRVVIFVQDIERAKALYTELLFDEIHVGVIHGELPQAKREEALAKFRKGEIWVLIATDLLARGIDFHGVKMVINFDFPQSVHSYIHRIGRTGRAGNTGQAVTFFTKEDGEYIKLIAGVMRSSGCEVPNWVMALPKPSKEMKKKLKKSPPKRKRITTRASYDRQKEQRKKEYIKKVKKEASIKKHNEATGDSGQ; encoded by the coding sequence ATGGATGCGTTGAAACTTTTGACAACTAATGTCAAATTTAAGAATAAAGTACCTCAACCTtctataaaagaaaaagaagcaaaaaaattacaaggTATTACTAAGGGAAAAGCTAAAGTTACTGGTAATAATCCTGTTGATCCAATTGAAGAGTTTCCGGAAGGAATACTTTGtgaaaacttaaaaaaacaaaacataaCAGAATGTACCACAATTCAAAGATATGCCATTCCAACGATAGGTTCTAAACGAGACCTATTGGCATGTGCACCAACTGGTTCTGGAAAAACTATTGCATATCTATTCccaattttgcaaaaacttCAGTTACATGTTCCGGGTGGATATAGAGCGATTATCGTAGCGCCGACTAGAGAACTGTGCGAGCAAATATATAGACAGGCAGAAAAGCTGTCTTTTGGAACTTCATTGAAGATAATTGAATTAAGTAAAtctaatgaaaaaattcaagaaaaagCGCCCAAGCTCCGGGAAAAGTATGACATGTGCATAGGCACCCCGATGAGATTAGTACAAGCAATACAAACCGGATTGtcctttgaaaaagtaGAATTCTTTGTTATGGATGAAGCTGATAGACTTTTTGAGCCTGGCTTTATTGAACAAACTGATCATATTCTAAGTGCATGCACCAGCTctaatatttgtaaaagcCTTTTTTCCGCTACTATTCCATCACGCGTCGAAGAGTTAGCTAAAGTCGTAACGGTTGATCCGATTCGAATCATCGTTGGTTTGAAAGATGCAGCCACGGATAGCATCGATCAGAGACTCTTGTTTGTTGGTTCGGATACTTCCAAAATTGTGATTTTGCGTCAAATGATTTCAAATGGAGAGTTAAAGCCTCGAGTCGTAATATTTGTTCAAGATATAGAAAGAGCGAAAGCATTGTACACAGAACTCttatttgatgaaattcACGTTGGTGTCATTCATGGAGAATTACCACAAGCCAAGCGCGAAGAAGCACTTGCGAAATTTCGGAAGGGTGAAATTTGGGTTTTAATAGCAACAGATCTTCTTGCTCGTGGTATCGATTTTCATGGTGTAAAGATGGTCATCAACTTTGACTTTCCTCAAAGTGTTCATAGTTATATTCATCGTATCGGTCGAACTGGGCGTGCAGGAAATACAGGACAGGCCgttactttttttacaaaggaAGATGGTGAATATATCAAGCTTATTGCTGGTGTAATGCGTTCATCAGGTTGCGAGGTTCCAAACTGGGTTATGGCACTTCCTAAACCtagtaaagaaatgaaaaagaagttgaaGAAGAGTCCTCCTAAAAGAAAGAGGATTACTACTAGAGCTTCTTACGACAGACAAAAGGAACAGCGTAAGAAGGAGTATATTaagaaggtaaaaaaagaagcctCTATCAAAAAGCATAATGAAGCTACTGGAGACAGTGGACAATAG
- the snu23 gene encoding U4/U6 x U5 tri-snRNP complex subunit Snu23: protein MDRYNPPRRNGNSKKNEVVITGGRTQRIDFEKDVNKTTILPPAGASVGRRGRGAGWYCEACNETYKDSLSWLDHLNSTQHLRKTRTVIIEKRATLEEVKERMEYWRRQLLEPEKGSEEYSLKERVERYHQELEAKKLRRKQKKVNKEKNSPRLVGENTELAAIMGISSFGSTNL, encoded by the exons ATGGACAGATATAATCCCCCAAGAAGGAATGgcaattcaaaaaaaaatgaagtcGTAATTACCGGAGGACGTACACAACGAATTGACTTTGAAAAAGACGTAAATAAAACTACTATACTTCCC CCCGCTGGAGCTTCGGTAGGCCGAAGAGGCCGTGGAGCTGGTTGGTATTGTGAAGCATGTAACGAGACATATAAAGATTCTTTAAGTTGGCTTGACCATCTAAATAGTACACAGC ATTTACGAAAAACTAGAACTGTCATCATCGAAAAGCGCGCTACATTAGAAGAGGTTAAAGAACGAATGGAATATTGGCGCAGACAATTATTAGAGCCAGAAAAAGGATCAGAAGAGTACAGCTTGAAGGAAAGAGTTGAACGGTATCACCAAGAATTAGAAGCTAAAAAGCTTCGGcggaagcaaaaaaaagtaaacaagGAAAAGAACTCACCTAGATTAGTAGGTGAGAATACCGAACTGGCTGCTATTATGGGTATAAGTAGCTTTGGCTCAACTAATTTAtaa
- the gcs1 gene encoding glutamate-cysteine ligase Gcs1: protein MGLLVLGTPLDWPESKKYCDYVRENGIMQFLHMYDTYISKKQDVLLWGDEIECIVVSMDDKSKKARVSLRQEDILNALGKYEETFRHVDFGPVYAALRNETCPKKIDAILSEVAKNPADYVERIGGNSNKDTIEITSSTKPHAQNAVPTFHPEYGRYMLESTPGAPYGSTLKDFTFVEYNMRLRRKIIENHLLPNELPLTITNFFRLGTPGFTDPEVEANGAISRSFFLPDDVINTHVRFPTLTANIRQRRGRKVAMNVPIFFDKNTIKPFHDPTVPWDRNLFPEDANARDGAALDNHIYMDSMGFGMGCCCLQITFQAKSCDEARLLYDQLTPITPLMLALSAGTPAFRGYLADQDCRWNVIAGAVDDRTEEEMKTVPKSRYDSVDLYISNDKRNLPEYNDVPVVINQDCYDKLIKDCIDERLAKHMAHIFSRDPLVIFSDSILQDNSVSNAHFENLNSTNWQSMRFKPPPPGSDIGWRVEFRSMEIQITDFENAAYSIFVVMLSRAILSFNLNLYMPISLVDENMKAAHARDAIHRKKFWFRCNPFPDASTDDESGQFRQLTIDELFNGEHRENGFPGLITIVRSYLYSCNPDAKTICLIERYIRLISQRANGQCLTAASWIRNFITTHPSYKQDSVVNDEINYDLIRRIAKIVDGDYDDTLLGKCS, encoded by the exons ATGGGTTTATTAGTACTCGGGACTCCTTTAGATTGGCCagaatctaaaaaatattgtgaTTATGTCCGTGAAAATGGTATAATG CAATTTTTGCACATGTATGATACTTATATATCTAAAAAGCAAGATGTTCTACTTTGGGGGGACGAAATTGAATGTATAGTTGTGTCTATGGATGATAAGAGTAAAAAGGCGCGAGTGAGTCTCCGTCAGGAAGATATTTTGAACGCCCTCGGTAAATATGAGGAGACATTTAGGCATGTAGATTTTGGACCTGTATATGCCGCTTTGAGGAATGAAACCTGCCCAAAGAAAATAGACGCCATTTTATCTGAAGTGGCTAAAAACCCGGCTGATTATGTCGAACGCATAGGAGGAAATTCAAACAAAGATACTATAGAAATTACGAGTTCCACCAAACCACATGCGCAGAACGCGGTCCCTACTTTCCATCCAGAATATGGTCGTTATATGTTGGAAAGTACACCAGGTGCGCCTTATGGTTCCACTTTAAAGgattttacttttgtaGAGTACAATATGCGattaagaagaaaaattattgaaaaccATTTACTACCCAATGAGCTACCTTTAACAATTACTAATTTCTTTCGTCTTGGAACACCAGGCTTTACGGATCCAGAAGTCGAAGCCAATGGTGCAATTTCGCgatcttttttcttaccGGACGATGTTATCAACACACATGTTCGTTTCCCGACCTTGACTGCTAATATTCGTCAAAGGCGCGGGAGAAAAGTGGCCATGAATGTTCCGATTTTCTTCgataaaaatacaattaAACCATTTCACGATCCTACCGTTCCTTGGGATAGAAATTTGTTTCCTGAAGATGCAAATGCACGAGATGGTGCAGCGTTAGACAATCATATTTACATGGACAGTATGGGTTTCGGTATGGGATGCTGTTGTCTACAAATTACATTCCAAGCTAAAAGTTGTGATGAAGCTAGACTTTTATACGATCAGTTGACTCCTATTACCCCCTTGATGCTGGCATTATCTGCCGGAACTCCAGCATTTCGAGGCTATTTGGCTGATCAAGATTGTAGATGGAATGTGATTGCTGGTGCTGTCGATGATCGAACCGAggaagaaatgaaaactGTGCCAAAATCAAGGTATGATTCTGTTGACTTATATATCTCGAATGACAAGCGCAATTTACCGGAATATAATGACGTCCCGGTCGTTATAAATCAAGATTGCTACGATAAGCTAATAAAAGATTGCATTGATGAAAGATTGGCTAAGCACATGGCTCACATATTCTCTCGTGATCCTTTGGTTATTTTCAGTGACAGCATTTTACAAGACAACAGTGTATCCAATGCTCATTTTGAGAACCTAAACTCAACTAACTGGCAATCTATGCGCTTTAAACCTCCTCCACCAGGTAGTGATATTGGTTGGCGTGTAGAATTTAGATCAATGGAAATTCAAATAactgattttgaaaatgcggcatattcaatttttgttgtGATGCTTTCTCGTGCAATTCTATCCTTCAATTTGAATCTGTACATGCCGATATCGCTAGTGGATGAAAACATGAAAGCTGCTCATGCTCGTGATGCCATTCATCGTAAAAAGTTTTGGTTCCGTTGCAATCCATTTCCTGACGCAAGTACTGATGATGAATCTGGTCAGTTCCGTCAACTTACAATTGACGAGTTATTTAATGGTGAGCACCGTGAAAACGGATTCCCAGGTTTAATTACCATTGTTCGAAGCTATTTATACTCTTGTAATCCTGATGCCAAAACTATTTGCCTAATTGAACGTTATATTCGCCTAATTTCTCAAAGAGCAAATGGCCAATGCTTGACTGCTGCTTCGTGGATACGCAATTTCATTACAACTCATCCTTCTTATAAGCAAGACAGCGTGGTCAACGACGAAATTAATTATGATTTAATTAGAAGAATAGCAAAAATTGTAGATGGCGACTACGACGATACGTTACTTGGAAAATGCTCATAA
- the aim41 gene encoding mitochondrial aspartyl/glutamyl-tRNA amidotransferase subunit B-related Aim41 — MYNTYAIIVHVSKLRNSHLFANASAIPNLQAVIRKKLLDSMKSRQKDVASTLKVFLSEIEYANKSSKPVTTDLDVLRVLKKNIKKRKQAIEQFRKAERLDLAEKEESQIQTLRQFLPEHASNI; from the exons ATGTACAATACTTACGCTATAATAGTACATGTAAGCAAACTTAGGAATAGTCATTTATTTGCTAACGCTTCAGCAATCCCAAATCTTCAAGCAGTTATTCGTAAAAAATTGCTGGATTCCATGAAATCTAGGCAAAAAGATGTTGCGTCTACTTTAAAA GTATTTCTCTCGGAAATCGAATATGCAAACAAGTCGAGTAAGCCAGTTACTACAGACTTAGACGTTCTGCGagtacttaaaaaaaacataaaaaagcGTAAACAAGCTATTGAACAGTTTCGCAAGGCTGAGCGTCTTGATCTAGcggaaaaagaagaatctCAGATTCAAACTTTACGACAATTCCTACCTGAACATGCTagtaatatttaa